One part of the Lotus japonicus ecotype B-129 chromosome 2, LjGifu_v1.2 genome encodes these proteins:
- the LOC130740875 gene encoding solanesyl diphosphate synthase 3, chloroplastic/mitochondrial-like isoform X2: MLFHRGLSRISRNLRGSLNGTRRLLSIQEQNHQSLQSHHYHTPTGSTAKVMRSLAFSKGLPALHSSRYQIHDQSSSISEEELDPFSLVADELSFIANNLRAMVIAEVPKLASGAEYFFKMGVEGKRFRPTVLLLMSTALNLPIPKPPPSNDLGGTFTADLRSRQQRIAEITEMIHVASLLHDDVLDDADTRRGIGSLNFVMGNKLAVLAGDFLLSRACVALASLKNTEVVSLLAKVVEHLVTGETMQMSTTSDQSMEYYMQKTYYKTASLISNSCKAIAILAGQTADVAMLAFDYGKNLGLAFQLIDDVLDFTGTSASLGKGSLSDIRHGIVTAPILFAMEEFPQLRTVVDEGFDNPENVDIALEYLGKSRGIQRTRELAIKHADLAAAAIDSLPESDDGEVRLSRRALVDLTQRVITRTK; this comes from the exons ATGCTGTTTCATCGGGGACTCTCTCGGATTTCAAGAAATCTCAGAGGCAGCTTGAACGGAACTCGGAGATTGCTTTCCATTCAAGAACAGAATCACCAGTCCTTGCAATCGCATCATTATCATACACCTACAGGCTCAACTGCAAAG GTTATGAGAAGCTTAGCCTTTTCAAAGGGCCTGCCAGCATTGCATAGTAGTAGATATCAAATCCATGATCAAAGCAGCTCCATTTCTGAA GAAGAACTTGATCCATTTTCACTGGTTGCTGATGAACTGTCTTTTATTGCCAACAACTTGCGAGCAATGGTAATTGCTGAG GTTCCTAAGCTTGCCTCAGGTGCTGAATACTTCTTCAAAATGGGAGTGGAAGGAAAAAGATTTCGTCCCACG GTTTTATTGTTAATGTCAACAGCATTAAATCTACCAATACCCAAACCACCTCCTTCTAATGACCTAGGAGGTACTTTTACAGCTGATCTACGCTCAAGACAGCAACGCATAGCTGAAATAACAGAGATGATTCAT GTGGCTAGCCTTCTTCACGATGATGTTTTAGATGATGCAGACACGAGACGTGGTATTGGTTCATTAAACTTTGTAATGGGCAACAAG TTGGCAGTGTTAGCTGGAGATTTTTTGCTTTCAAGGGCTTGTGTTGCGCTGGCTTCTTTGAAAAACACTGAG GTTGTATCTTTGTTGGCAAAAGTTGTAGAGCATCTTGTAACAGGGGAGACCATGCAAATGAGTACTACATCAGATCAAAG TATGGAATATTATATGCAAAAGACATACTACAAGACTGCATCATTGATTTCCAATAGTTGCAAGGCAATAGCCATCCTTGCTGGCCAAACAGCTGACGTTGCAATGCTTGCTTTTGACTATGGAAAAAATCTG GGATTGGCGTTTCAATTGATAGATGATGTTCTTGACTTCACAGGCACCTCTGCTTCCCTCGGAAAGGGTTCTTTGTCAGACATTCGCCAT GGAATTGTAACAGCTCCAATATTGTTTGCGATGGAGGAGTTCCCTCAGTTGCGGACAGTTGTTGATGAGGGCTTTGACAACCCGGAAAATGTTGATATT GCTCTGGAGTATCTTGGAAAGAGCAGAGGTATTCAAAGGACAAGGGAGCTAGCCATCAAGCATGCTGACCTTGCAGCAGCAGCAATTGATTCTTTACCTGAAAGTGATGATGGGGAAGTAAGATTATCAAGGAGAGCTCTTGTGGATCTTACTCAGAGAGTCATTACAAGAACGAAATGA
- the LOC130740875 gene encoding solanesyl diphosphate synthase 3, chloroplastic/mitochondrial-like isoform X1, with protein sequence MLFHRGLSRISRNLRGSLNGTRRLLSIQEQNHQSLQSHHYHTPTGSTAKVMRSLAFSKGLPALHSSRYQIHDQSSSISEEELDPFSLVADELSFIANNLRAMVIAEVPKLASGAEYFFKMGVEGKRFRPTVLLLMSTALNLPIPKPPPSNDLGGTFTADLRSRQQRIAEITEMIHVASLLHDDVLDDADTRRGIGSLNFVMGNKLAVLAGDFLLSRACVALASLKNTEVVSLLAKVVEHLVTGETMQMSTTSDQRCSMEYYMQKTYYKTASLISNSCKAIAILAGQTADVAMLAFDYGKNLGLAFQLIDDVLDFTGTSASLGKGSLSDIRHGIVTAPILFAMEEFPQLRTVVDEGFDNPENVDIALEYLGKSRGIQRTRELAIKHADLAAAAIDSLPESDDGEVRLSRRALVDLTQRVITRTK encoded by the exons ATGCTGTTTCATCGGGGACTCTCTCGGATTTCAAGAAATCTCAGAGGCAGCTTGAACGGAACTCGGAGATTGCTTTCCATTCAAGAACAGAATCACCAGTCCTTGCAATCGCATCATTATCATACACCTACAGGCTCAACTGCAAAG GTTATGAGAAGCTTAGCCTTTTCAAAGGGCCTGCCAGCATTGCATAGTAGTAGATATCAAATCCATGATCAAAGCAGCTCCATTTCTGAA GAAGAACTTGATCCATTTTCACTGGTTGCTGATGAACTGTCTTTTATTGCCAACAACTTGCGAGCAATGGTAATTGCTGAG GTTCCTAAGCTTGCCTCAGGTGCTGAATACTTCTTCAAAATGGGAGTGGAAGGAAAAAGATTTCGTCCCACG GTTTTATTGTTAATGTCAACAGCATTAAATCTACCAATACCCAAACCACCTCCTTCTAATGACCTAGGAGGTACTTTTACAGCTGATCTACGCTCAAGACAGCAACGCATAGCTGAAATAACAGAGATGATTCAT GTGGCTAGCCTTCTTCACGATGATGTTTTAGATGATGCAGACACGAGACGTGGTATTGGTTCATTAAACTTTGTAATGGGCAACAAG TTGGCAGTGTTAGCTGGAGATTTTTTGCTTTCAAGGGCTTGTGTTGCGCTGGCTTCTTTGAAAAACACTGAG GTTGTATCTTTGTTGGCAAAAGTTGTAGAGCATCTTGTAACAGGGGAGACCATGCAAATGAGTACTACATCAGATCAAAGGTGTAG TATGGAATATTATATGCAAAAGACATACTACAAGACTGCATCATTGATTTCCAATAGTTGCAAGGCAATAGCCATCCTTGCTGGCCAAACAGCTGACGTTGCAATGCTTGCTTTTGACTATGGAAAAAATCTG GGATTGGCGTTTCAATTGATAGATGATGTTCTTGACTTCACAGGCACCTCTGCTTCCCTCGGAAAGGGTTCTTTGTCAGACATTCGCCAT GGAATTGTAACAGCTCCAATATTGTTTGCGATGGAGGAGTTCCCTCAGTTGCGGACAGTTGTTGATGAGGGCTTTGACAACCCGGAAAATGTTGATATT GCTCTGGAGTATCTTGGAAAGAGCAGAGGTATTCAAAGGACAAGGGAGCTAGCCATCAAGCATGCTGACCTTGCAGCAGCAGCAATTGATTCTTTACCTGAAAGTGATGATGGGGAAGTAAGATTATCAAGGAGAGCTCTTGTGGATCTTACTCAGAGAGTCATTACAAGAACGAAATGA
- the LOC130740875 gene encoding solanesyl diphosphate synthase 3, chloroplastic/mitochondrial-like isoform X3, producing the protein MQVMRSLAFSKGLPALHSSRYQIHDQSSSISEEELDPFSLVADELSFIANNLRAMVIAEVPKLASGAEYFFKMGVEGKRFRPTVLLLMSTALNLPIPKPPPSNDLGGTFTADLRSRQQRIAEITEMIHVASLLHDDVLDDADTRRGIGSLNFVMGNKLAVLAGDFLLSRACVALASLKNTEVVSLLAKVVEHLVTGETMQMSTTSDQRCSMEYYMQKTYYKTASLISNSCKAIAILAGQTADVAMLAFDYGKNLGLAFQLIDDVLDFTGTSASLGKGSLSDIRHGIVTAPILFAMEEFPQLRTVVDEGFDNPENVDIALEYLGKSRGIQRTRELAIKHADLAAAAIDSLPESDDGEVRLSRRALVDLTQRVITRTK; encoded by the exons ATGCAGGTTATGAGAAGCTTAGCCTTTTCAAAGGGCCTGCCAGCATTGCATAGTAGTAGATATCAAATCCATGATCAAAGCAGCTCCATTTCTGAA GAAGAACTTGATCCATTTTCACTGGTTGCTGATGAACTGTCTTTTATTGCCAACAACTTGCGAGCAATGGTAATTGCTGAG GTTCCTAAGCTTGCCTCAGGTGCTGAATACTTCTTCAAAATGGGAGTGGAAGGAAAAAGATTTCGTCCCACG GTTTTATTGTTAATGTCAACAGCATTAAATCTACCAATACCCAAACCACCTCCTTCTAATGACCTAGGAGGTACTTTTACAGCTGATCTACGCTCAAGACAGCAACGCATAGCTGAAATAACAGAGATGATTCAT GTGGCTAGCCTTCTTCACGATGATGTTTTAGATGATGCAGACACGAGACGTGGTATTGGTTCATTAAACTTTGTAATGGGCAACAAG TTGGCAGTGTTAGCTGGAGATTTTTTGCTTTCAAGGGCTTGTGTTGCGCTGGCTTCTTTGAAAAACACTGAG GTTGTATCTTTGTTGGCAAAAGTTGTAGAGCATCTTGTAACAGGGGAGACCATGCAAATGAGTACTACATCAGATCAAAGGTGTAG TATGGAATATTATATGCAAAAGACATACTACAAGACTGCATCATTGATTTCCAATAGTTGCAAGGCAATAGCCATCCTTGCTGGCCAAACAGCTGACGTTGCAATGCTTGCTTTTGACTATGGAAAAAATCTG GGATTGGCGTTTCAATTGATAGATGATGTTCTTGACTTCACAGGCACCTCTGCTTCCCTCGGAAAGGGTTCTTTGTCAGACATTCGCCAT GGAATTGTAACAGCTCCAATATTGTTTGCGATGGAGGAGTTCCCTCAGTTGCGGACAGTTGTTGATGAGGGCTTTGACAACCCGGAAAATGTTGATATT GCTCTGGAGTATCTTGGAAAGAGCAGAGGTATTCAAAGGACAAGGGAGCTAGCCATCAAGCATGCTGACCTTGCAGCAGCAGCAATTGATTCTTTACCTGAAAGTGATGATGGGGAAGTAAGATTATCAAGGAGAGCTCTTGTGGATCTTACTCAGAGAGTCATTACAAGAACGAAATGA
- the LOC130740876 gene encoding WD40 repeat-containing protein HOS15: protein MASITSVELNYLVFRYLQESGFTHSAFVFGNEGGINKCPIDGNLVPPGALVTFVQRGLQYLEMEANMSNCDADLDEDFSFLQPLDLITKDVNELKKVINERRKKLQKDRNKESEKGTEGDHGRVREKERQEREKECEKDKEKVENLKEPEQHHENQTSGEMVTAQEDKLNVKHEENGALGGPEPMEICTTSITLPLEIPMSDVTVLEGHTSEVCACAWSPTGSLLASGSGDSTARIWTIAGGRSKPGSQDDPLNALVLKHVKGKTNEKSKDVTTLDWNGEGTLLATGSYDGQARIWTTDGELKSTLSKHKGPIFSLKWNKKGDYLLTGSCDETAIVWDVKAEEWKQQFEFHSGPTLDVDWRNNVSFATSSTDTMIHVCKIGDNRPIKTFAGHQSEVNCIKWDPTGSLLASCSDDTTAKIWSMKQDKFIHDFREHTKEIYTIRWSPTGPGTSNPNKKLVLASASFDSTVKLWDVEVGKLIYSLNGHRDGVYSVAFSPNGEYLASGSPDKSIHIWSLKEGKIVKTYTGSGGIFEVCWNKEGDKIAACFANNTVCVLDFRM from the exons ATGGCCTCCATCACCTCCGTCGAGCTCAACTATCTCGTGTTTCGCTACCTTCAGGAATCAG GTTTCACACATTCTGCTTTTGTGTTTGGGAATGAGGGTGGTATCAACAAATGCCCCATTGATGGAAATTTGGTACCACCAGGTGCTCTTGTTACATTTGTTCAAAGGGGGCTGCAGTACTTGGAAATGGAAGCCAACATGAGTAAT TGTGATGCAGACCTGGATGAAGATTTTTCATTCTTACAGCCTTTGGATCTTATCACAAAAGATGTTAATGAACTTAAGAAAGTGATAAATGAAAGAAGGAAAAAACTACAGAAGGATAGAAATAAGGAATCTGAAAAGGGCACTGAAGGTGACCATGGGCGAGTAAGAGAAAAGGAAAGACAGGAAAGGGAGAAAGAATGTGAAAAAGATAAAGAGAAGGTAGAGAATCTTAAAGAGCCAGAGCAACACCATGAAAATCAAACCAGTGGAGAAATGGTCACAGCTCAAGAAGATAAGCTCAATGTAAAGCATGAAGAGAACGGAGCATTAGGAG GACCAGAGCCTATGGAGATCTGTACGACATCAATAACTCTGCCATTGGAAATTCCTATGTCCGATGTGACAGTTTTGGAAGGGCATACTTCAGAG GTCTGCGCTTGTGCATGGAGTCCTACTGGATCTCTTCTTGCATCAGG GTCTGGAGATTCGACAGCTCGTATTTGGACAATAGCAGGGGGGAGAAGTAAACCTGGTTCCCAGGATGACCCTTTGAATGCGTTGGTGTTGAAGCATGTTAAGGGTAAAACAAATGAGAAGAGTAAAGATGTGACTACACTTGATTGGAAT GGGGAGGGGACGTTACTTGCAACTGGCTCTTATGATGGTCAAGCAAGAATTTGGACCACTGACG GTGAACTGAAGAGTACATTAAGCAAACACAAAGGACccatattttctttgaaatggAATAAGAAAGGCGATTATCTTCTTACTGGAAGTTGTGATGAAACTGCTATTGTGTGGGATGTGAAAGCAGAGGAATGGAAACAACAATTTGAATTTCATTCTG GCCCAACACTTGATGTGGACTGGCGCAATAACGTGTCATTTGCAACAAGCTCCACTGACACAATGATACATGTTTGCAAGATTGGTGATAACCGCCCTATAAAAACTTTTGCTGGGCACCAG AGTGAAGTTAATTGTATCAAATGGGATCCTACAGGTTCTTTACTGGCCTCATGTTCTGATGACACCACTGCGAAG ATATGGAGTATGAAGCAAGATAAGTTTATTCATGATTTTAGGGAGCATACCAAG GAGATATATACTATCAGATGGAGCCCGACTGGTCCTGGTACTAGTAATCCTAATAAAAAATTGGTCTTGGCTAG TGCATCATTTGACTCTACTGTAAAGTTATGGGATGTGGAAGTCGGGAAACTAATCTACAGCTTGAATGGACATAG GGATGGTGTATATTCTGTTGCATTCAGTCCCAATGGTGAGTATTTAGCAAGTGGCTCTCCTGATAAATCCATTCATATATGGTCGTTGAAGGAAGGCAAGATCGTGAAAACATACACTGGCAGCGGTGGCATTTTTGAGGTCTGTTGGAATAAGGAGGGTGACAAGATCGCTGCCTGTTTTGCCAATAATACAGTTTGTGTTCTGGATTTCAGAATGTAA
- the LOC130740877 gene encoding protein NONRESPONDING TO OXYLIPINS 2, mitochondrial-like: MALRSGSLSRSLLSAARTIPRRSSIPRPSIRSHLLHPRRPLVTVPRTMGILGCTQSLLPLHSADAAARLTSHISVELRACCELSQGT, encoded by the exons ATGGCGTTGCGCTCCGGATCTCTCTCAAGGTCATTGCTCTCCGCCGCGAGAACCATACCTCGCCGTTCCTCTATCCCTCGCCCTTCCATTCGCTCTCATCTTCTCCACCCTCGCCGCCCCCTCGTTACTGTCCCTAG AACTATGGGGATTCTAGGGTGCACGCAGTCGCTGTTGCCGCTGCACAGCGCTGACGCCGCCGCTCGTCTCACTTCCCACATTTCCGTCGAATTGCGCGCTTGCTGCGAATTGTCTCAAG GTACTTGA
- the LOC130737254 gene encoding uncharacterized protein LOC130737254, with translation MDKEWTKQPRFSSEYINGVESFLDFAYTKGRPQGDEILCPCAKCGNCCWEKRNVIYNHLICTGFLEGYNVWIHHGEQMMEIDEEMEEDYHDDIDGLLYETFKYVAGAEPEGPNEDARKFYNLIDESQKELYPGCKNFSTLSFIIRMYLLKCTHGWSNVSFTALLELLKEAMPDLNIPESFNKTKGMIRDLGLDYKRIHACPNDCMLYWKEYENDNSCRTCKASRWKEFPQVAGEFEKSESEYKVPAKVLRHFPLIPRLQRLFMCSRTSDSMRWHEEERSKDGKLRHPVDGQAWQDFDGLHLDFASDPRNVRLGLASDGFNPFRTMSISHSTWPVLLVVYNYPPWLCMKSEYMMMSLLIPGQQSPGKNIDVYLQPLIEELKELWEVGVETYDASRKETFQMHAALLWTINDYPAYAMLSGWSTKGKLACACCNYNTSSTYLKHSHKMCYMDHRVFLPADHTWRTTENLFNGKMEFRTASPLLKGTEILEILKNFNNVFGKTKSKNLMVHGGRDIPGKTKDHINARYDLQDMGIRKNLHPRDVGGGRAEFVKACFSMTSEEKSTFCGVLKAAKLPDGTASNISRCVNVVEKKISGYKSHDAHFMLHYLLQIAIRSTMPNGVQSPLIRLGSFFRSLCQKVIQVQDLNYLQAEIVEILCQLEMIFPPSFFDIMVHLPIHLSNEVRLGGPVQFRWMYPIERYLCKLKGYVRNRNYPEGSIAEGYLAEEALTLCSRYLHKSVQTRLNRKSRNDDNHGSCEVDEADYFSIIGRPLGGENGKPFALDIESMAQAHRYLLFNCDSVQVYISRTKKRKWAKAKAQSQDFSEWFKTRAAEDDVPFQLQEFSRGPNTVAKRYSGYLINGYRFHTAQRDAKRKTQNSGVTLVSLTSSFASSKDENPKTEPVTYYGAINDIIELDYYGHFKFVLFQCDWFEAEEDKYGLTCVHFNKKCYQNDPFVLPTQVHQCFYVEDPLKENRYYVMKTVPRELFNMADQSELHAQDAYQSEPFDGTSVDEPNTDDELNLVREDIPATITEMPTPPPVQEIEEDSDFDDTLLDYMD, from the exons ATGGACAAAGAGTGGACTAAACAACCAAGGTTTAGTAGCGAGTATATCAATGGTGTTGAATCATTCTTAGATTTTGCCTATACAAAAGGAAGACCTCAAGGAGATGAGATTTTATGCCCATGTGCTAAGTGCGGGAATTGTTGTTGGGAAAAAAGAAATGTGATTTACAATCATTTAATCTGCACGGGATTTCTAGAAGGCTACAATGTTTGGATACATCATGGGGAGCAAATGATGGAAATTGATGAAGAAATGGAAGAGGACTATCATGATGACATTGATGGATTGTTGTACGAAACATTTAAATATGTGGCAGGAGCAGAGCCAGAGGGTCCTAATGAGGATGCTAGAAAATTCTACAATTTGATTGATGAGTCACAAAAAGAATTGTACCCAGGATGCAAAAATTTCTCTACCTTATCATTTATAATTCGAATGTACTTGTTGAAGTGTACTCATGGGTGGAGCAATGTGTCATTCACCGCCCTGTTAGAGTTACTGAAAGAAGCTATGCCTGATCTAAATATTCCTGAATCCTTTAACAAAACAAAGGGCATGATTAGGGATCTTGGCCTTGATTATAAAAGGATTCATGCATGCCCAAATGATTGCATGCTCTATTGGAAAGAGTACGAAAATGACAATTCCTGCAGAACTTGTAAAGCTTCACGATGGAAAGAATTTCCTCAAGTTGCCGGTGAATTTGAGAAATCTGAAAGTGAGTATAAAGTTCCTGCAAAAGTCCTGAGACACTTTCCCTTGATTCCTAGGCTTCAAAGGTTGTTTATGTGTTCAAGGACTTCTGATTCAATGAGGTGGCATGAAGAAGAGCGTTCAAAGGATGGGAAGTTGAGACATCCTGTTGATGGCCAAGCATGGCAGGACTTTGATGGGCTACATCTTGATTTTGCATCCGATCCTCGAAATGTAAGACTTGGTTTGGCTAGTGATGGATTCAATCCGTTCAGGACGATGAGCATATCACATAGTACCTGGCCTGTCTTGTTGGTGGTATACAATTATCCGCCGTGGTTGTGCATGAAGTCTGAGTACATGATGATGTCATTACTTATTCCTGGTCAACAATCACCTGGAAAAAATATTGATGTGTATCTTCAACCGTTGATTGAGGAGTTGAAGGAATTATGGGAAGTAGGAGTAGAGACATATGATGCCTCGAGAAAAGAAACATTCCAAATGCATGCTGCACTATTATGGACAATTAATGATTACCCTGCATATGCCATGTTGTCAGGTTGGAGCACGAAAGGAAAGTTGGCGTGTGCTTGTTGCAACTATAACACTTCTTCAACCTATTTGAAACATAGTCATAAGATGTGTTACATGGATCATCGTGTTTTTTTGCCAGCAGACCATACTTGGAGAACTACTGAAAATTTATTTAATGGCAAGATGGAATTCAGAACAGCATCTCCTTTGTTGAAAGGGACAGAGATACTAGAAATCTTAAAGAATTTCAACAATGTATTTGGAAagacaaaaagcaaaaatttgaTGGTCCATGGAGGAAGAg ATATCCCAGGGAAGACAAAAGACCATATTAATGCTCGTTATGATTTGCAAGACATGGGCattagaaaaaatcttcatcctAGGGATGTTGGTGGAGGTCGTGCAGAGTTTGTAAAAGCATGTTTTTCAATGACTTCAGAAGAGAAGTCTACTTTTTGTGGTGTTTTGAAGGCTGCCAAATTACCAGATGGCACTGCATCCAATATTTCAAGATGTGTGAATGTCGTTGAGAAGAAAATATCTGGTTATAAGAGTCACGATGCACATTTCATGTTGCATTACTTATTACAGATAGCAATAAGAAGCACAATGCCTAATGGAGTGCAGTCACCTCTCATTCGTCTTGGTTCTTTTTTCCGTTCTCTGTGCCAAAAAGTTATCCAAGTGCAAGATCTGAATTACTTACAAGCAGAGATTGTGGAAATACTTTGTCAATTGGAGATGATTTTTCCTCCTAGTTTCTTTGACATAATGGTTCACTTGCCTATCCATCTCTCAAATGAGGTTAGATTGGGTGGTCCGGTTCAGTTCAGATGGATGTATCCCATTGAAAGATATCTATGTAAGCTTAAGGGTTATGTTCGTAATAGAAATTATCCAGAAGGTTCAATTGCTGAGGGGTATTTGGCTGAAGAAGCATTGACTCTTTGCTCAAGATACTTGCATAAAAGTGTACAGACAAGGTTGAATAGAAAGAGTCGAAACGACGATAACCATGGTTCATGTGAAGTAGATGAAGCTGATTACTTTTCAATTATTGGTCGTCCATTAGGGGGGGAAAATGGGAAACCGTTTGCCTTGGATATAGAGTCTATGGCCCAAGCGCATcgatatctcttattcaattgTGATAGTGTTCAAGTTTACATCAG TCGCACTAAAAAACGAAAGTGGGCTAAAGCCAAGGCTCAAAGTCAAGATTTTAGTGAGTGGTTTAAAACTCGAGCCGCAGAAGATGATGTACCATTCCAACTTCAAGAATTTTCTAGAGGACCAAATACTGTGGCAAAGAGGTACTCAGGCTACCTCATTAATGGATATAGATTCCATACTGCACAACGAGATGCGAAACGCAAAACTCAGAATTCTGGTGTTACTTTGGTTTCGTTGACTTCAAGTTTTGCTAGCTCTAAGGATGAAAATCCCAAGACTGAACCTGTAACTTATTATGGAGCCATTAATGATATAATAGAGTTAGACTATTATGGGCACTTCAAATTTGTCTTATTTCAGTGTGATTGGTTTGAAGCTGAAGAAGACAAATATGGACTTACTTGTGTACACTTCAACAAAAAATGTTATCAAAATGATCCTTTTGTGCTACCTACTCAAGTCCACCAGTGTTTTTATGTTGAAGATCCTTTGAAAGAAAATAGGTATTATGTTATGAAAACAGTTCCACGAGAATTATTCAACATGGCTGATCAATCAGAGTTGCATGCTCAAGATGCTTATCAGAGTGAACCGTTTGATGGTACAAGTGTAGATGAGCCAAATACTGATGATGAACTCAACTTAGTCAGGGAAGATATACCGGCAACAATAACTGAGATGCCTACACCACCTCCGGTGCAAGAAATAGAAGAAGATTCAGATTTTGATGACACGTTATTGGACTACATGGACTAA
- the LOC130737255 gene encoding uncharacterized protein LOC130737255: MFIETRQSRKGKKVDQDTQVALTKLQESVQDSSESAGKTFQSLFGEEKPGRVRCLGRTVTPTMLKRNEEIAAINKQHSHEMNQMTKKMQGLEGLVRCLMKQVNPNLDDEALNNIMENALSNESSAAPRSSTSTHNPNYEKTGLNACLTSYEITKLQKLVYLHYVESLKC, encoded by the exons ATGTTTATCGAAACTCGCCAAAGTcgaaaaggaaagaaagtggATCAAGATACACAAGTTGCTCTA ACTAAACTTCAGGAATCAGTTCAAGATTCAAGTGAATCTGCTGGGAAAACTTTCCAATCActctttggtgaagaaaaacCAGGTAGAGTTCGCTGCTTAGGAAGAACAGTCACACCAACTATGTTAAAGAGAAATGAAGAAATTGCTGCTATAAATAAACAACATTCTCATGAGATGAACCAAATGACCAAGAAGATGCAAGGGCTTGAAGGGCTTGTAAGATGCTTGATGAAGCAAGTCAATCCAAATTTGGATGATGAAGCTTTGAATAATATAATGGAAAATGCTTTAAGCAATGAAAGTAGTGCAGCGCCTCGTTCATCTACATCAACCCATAATCCTAATTACGAAAAG ACTGGTCTTAATGCTTGTTTAACATCCTATGAAATCACCAAGCTGCAAAAGTTGGTTTATCTGCATTATGTGGAGAGTTTAAAGTGCTGA